A window of Streptomyces sp. ML-6 genomic DNA:
TAGGTGGGGGGGACGAATTTGACGGGGCGGCCGGTGTCCTTGGTGTGGAAGAGGATGGTGGAGCCGAGGAGGGCTCCGTCGGCTTCCTGGGGGGCCCAGGGTTCGCCGAATTCGGCTTGTGCTTCGCGGCCGATGCGGTGGTGGGCGCCGGCGAGGTGGCCGAGCAGGCCGTCGCCGGTGCAGTCGAGGAACTGCTGGGCGTGGAAGGTGATGCGGCGTTCGGAGCCCATCATCCAGCCGGTGCAGGAGTGGATCTGGCGTGCGTCGTCGGGGCCGGTGGTGTGGGCTTCCCGGACGTCGGTGTTGAGGTAGAGGTCGATGTTGGGTTCGGCGCGTACGGCGTCGAGGACGACCTGGTCCCAGTAGTAGGGGTTGCCTTCGGGGTTGCGGTACTGGTTCTCGGTGTACAGCTCGCCCATGATGCCGGTTTCGCGGGCCCAGCGGTGGACGCCGTGTGCGGTGGCGCCGCAGACCCAGACGCGGATCTCGCTGCTGGCGTTGCCGCCCAGGACGGGGCGGTTGTTGACCAGGGCGACGCGCCGGCCGAGGCGGGCGGCCGCGATGGCCGCGCAGGTCCCGGCCAGGCCGCCGCCGATGACGGCGATGTCGTAGTGGGCGTCTTCTTCCCGCACGGTGCGGCCTCCTTGGTGTGAAGCTCGGATACGCTCCGGTGTAACGGAGCGGCCTTGAACGTACATCACATGCATATAGTGCAACCACTATTCAGCTAGTGGGATGTGCTGTAGATTTCCGGCGCAGTCGACGATGCCGTCGCCGTGGGCCGACGGCTGGATTCGGCCTGTTCGGCGATGCCGCCGTCCTGCTATGGAACCGGCGTTTCGCCAGCCAGAAGGGTTGACGCCGTCGCGCGATATGGAGAACGATCCCGCATGCTGCAACTTGCGTTCAATGGAGCATGCATGGCATTCACACAGGGGCCCGGCCGGGACTGGGGACGGGGCGCGTCGGCGCCCGCGCCCGGCCGTGCCGCGCCCGCCCTCCGGCGCGCGGCCCGTCGTGCCATGCCCCGTACCACCGCTCCCGCACCGTTCGAGAGGACACACCCATGAGTACGGCCGCACCTCCTCACAAGGCCGCACCCCCCCGCACAGCCCCCGCGCGCCGCGGGCGCCTCGGCGGGCGGCTCTCCAACGGCGCGTTCGCACTGCTGCTGACCGCACCGGGGCTCGCCCTGTTCGCGACGATCATCATCTATCCGCTGGTGTCGGCGCTCTTCACGGGTTTCTTCAAGCAGGACCTGCGGCTGCCGGGCCGTGAGTTCGTCGGTCTGGAGAACTTCGCGCACTGGCTGGACGGCGACTTCCTCACGATCCTCGAGCAGACGATGGTCTTCACCGTCGGCGCGACGATCGTGCCCTTCGTGATCGGCTTCGCGCTCGCGCTCGCGCTGAACTCGGGCCTGAAGGGCAGCGGCTTCCTGCGCGGCCTGTTCCTGTTCCCGTGGGTGATCCCGGGCGTGGTGATCTCCTTCCTGTGGATGTGGATCTTCAACGCGAACTACGGCGTGCTCAACGGCATCCTGATGAAGGCCGGGATCATCGAGGAGTCCGTCTCCTGGCTCGGCCAGCCCGGCACCGCCATGCTCGCCGTCATCATCACCAAGACCTGGGCGAGCTTCCCCTGGATGATGGTGATGCTGCTGGCCGGCCTGCAGACCGTGCCCAAGGAGCTGCACGAGGCGGCCGCGATGGACGGGGCGGGAGCGGTGCGGCGCTTCTTCGCCGTGACCTGGCCGCAGGTGCGCGGGGTC
This region includes:
- a CDS encoding sugar ABC transporter permease — encoded protein: MSTAAPPHKAAPPRTAPARRGRLGGRLSNGAFALLLTAPGLALFATIIIYPLVSALFTGFFKQDLRLPGREFVGLENFAHWLDGDFLTILEQTMVFTVGATIVPFVIGFALALALNSGLKGSGFLRGLFLFPWVIPGVVISFLWMWIFNANYGVLNGILMKAGIIEESVSWLGQPGTAMLAVIITKTWASFPWMMVMLLAGLQTVPKELHEAAAMDGAGAVRRFFAVTWPQVRGVASIVLLLEFIWNFQHFDTIYVLTGGGPAGATETFATAVYQTAFKGFDIGRATALGGLWMLLLLLLVVVYIRITERKGDAR